The Rubidibacter lacunae KORDI 51-2 genome segment CATCGACAGACATCGGCAGGCGTCGCGACGTGGTTCGCGCCGCGTATCTCGGGTATCTTCAATTGGCGGCATCGCAGCGCGCCTTAGTATCCTAGTGTGCGCTCCGTCCTGACGTGTTTCCGTCCGCACGCTCTTCGTTGCTGGAGGACGCGCGCCGTACCTGTTCTGCTTCTCTTACTGCCACCTGACGCGATCCGATGCCTGTTTTGGGGTTAATGCTACTGTTGCTTGGCTTGCTGACCTACGCGATCCTGCGTCGCAGCGTTGCCGGATTGACGCGGACGCCGCTGTGGCTGCTCTGGTCGGTCATGATGATGCCGGCGTTTGTCTGGAGCGCGTGGATCCTAATCGCCGGTGAAGATCGACCCATGCCAGTGCTACTAGCACTGGCACCGTTTTTAATCTGCCCGCCCTTATACCTCTGGCTCGTCCAGCGCGGCCGCCGCAAACCGCCGCGCCAGGACGCGCCGCCCTCAGACCGACTGGCAGCGAACCTCGCGACCGACCGACCGACTGCTACGGTACCCGAAACAGCACCCGAAAAGGCACCACGCTTGCTCGCTCCCGAAGAAGAAAAGCAGTTGCGCAACTGTTTCCCCTGGAGCGTGTACTATCTCCAGCACGTCGATCAAAATCTACAAGCCGTGCTCTGTCGGGGCAAGTTGCGCGCGGCGTCCGACGAGGCCTACCGCAAGATTGCCGGCAATATTCAGGCTGAATTCGGCGATCGCTTTCTCGTGGTGTTCCAGGAAAGCCTGCGCGGCGAGCCTTTTTTTGCCCTGGTGCCCAACCCCCGTTCGCGCGATCGCCTCAATGTCGAGGGCGAGCAGCCGCTCAACCGCCCCGGCTGGTTAGTGGGTTTGTTACTGCTAACCCTCGTGACGACGGCAAACATCGGCTGGCAGCTTGCGGCAGTTTTTGAGAACCCCGCTACCGACTTCAGCAATACTGAATTCACATACGAACTGCTGCTGCAGGGATTGCCATACACCCTGGGATTGATGACGATCCTCGGTGCCAAAGAACTCTGCCATTACAGCGTCGCGATCGCCTATGAGATCCACTCGACGCTACCTTATTTCATCCCCGTCCCCATCGCTCCAGGCACCTTCGGCGCGTTCGTAATCATGCGATCTCCCATCCCAAATCGACGTGCCTTGTTCGACGTGGCAATTGCCGGACCGCTGTGCGGCTTTGCGGTAACGATTCTTATTTTGCTGTGGGGCCTCTCGCTGTCCCAAGCCGTTCCGCTGACCGAAGACTCAACGATACTGAGTATCAACGCCTTGGATCCGCGCTTCTCGTTGCTGCTAACCGTTTTTGCCAAGTTAACGCTCGGCGAGCATTTTAGCGCCGGGGCGGCAATCCAAATGCATCCGCTGGCCGTAGCTGGGTACGTCGGCTGGATCGTGACGGCCTTAAAGCTCATCCCCTTCGGCCAGCTCAATGGCGGCAACATCGTCCACGCCATTTACGGCATTCGCACCGCAGCAATCGTCGGTCAAATTGCGCGCTTGCTCTTGCTGTTGCTCGCTTTAGCCGAGCCGTGGTTTTTGGCGGTGGCAATCGTGCTATTCTTCTTGCCGTCGATCGGTGAGCCCGCTCTCGATGACGTTAGCGAACTCGACGATCTTCGCGACGCGATCGGCCTAACCGTGCTGGTGCTGCTCCTGGCGATGGTATTGCCGATGCCGCAAGTGTTGGCGCAGTGGCTGAACGTATGAAGAGAACCGAACCGATAGGAACCTTCGCATGGATGACGACGCGCTCCTGACGACCGGCGCAGCCTTGGATTCGATCGCAATTTCGCCGCGCGACGGGCGATCGCCGCACCGCCTGTTCGTAGGGCTGCACGGCTGGGGGGCAAATGCAGCGGATCTGGCCGGACTCGCGCCCCTCTTGGCGTTAGACAACTGCCTGCTGGCTTTCCCCGACGCGCCATTTCCACATCCCTACGTTGCCGGTGGGCGGGCATGGTACGACCTCGAACGCCGCGACGTGGAGCAACTGGAGTTCGGTCGCCAACTTCTGCAAGCATGGATGGTGGATTTACTGGAGTCGTCGGGAATTCCGAGCGATCGCACCGTGCTGTGTGGATTTTCCCAAGGCGGCGCGATGGCGCTCGACGTGGGATTGGTGCAGCCGCTAGCGGGGGTCGTCTGCTTGTCGGGTTACCTTCATGCCCCACCCAACTCACCTTCGACGTTTCCACCAGTATTGCTCGTCCACGGCACGCTGGATCCAGTTGTCCCAGTCTCGGCAGCCCGCCAAGCTCGATCGGTTTTGGATAAAGCTGGGGTAACCGTGGACTATCGCGAGTTCGAAATGCAGCACGAGATCCCACCACCGGTCGTCGCGCTGGTGCAGAAATTTCTAGCCGAACGCATGGAATAACGCACGGGAGTTTGACCCGCTCGCAACCAGATTGCCTGCGAGCGGATGCAGTAGGAACGCGCCTGGATGCGGCAGTATAATGACCTTTCGTAACGATGCGACCGAGCAGGATGGCTCATGGCAGAGTGGCACGCGATTGACGGTGGCGTAACTGCGCCCAAGGGATTCAAGGCAGCAGGCATTGCGGCGGGACTCAAACCCTCCGGAGCTCCGGATTTGGCCCTGATTGTCTCGGAAACGGACGCAATTGCGGCGGGGGTCTTCACGCTCAGTCGGGTGCGCGCCGCCTGTGTGGACTATTGCCGCCAGCGCTTGCAAGACAAAGCCATGGCCCGCGCAATCCTCTGCAATGCCGGTCAGGCGAACGCTGCAACGGGCGATCGGGGAATGGAGGATGCGCTGCAGACCGCCCAATGGCTGGGAGCAGAATTGCAAATCG includes the following:
- a CDS encoding alpha/beta hydrolase; the protein is MDDDALLTTGAALDSIAISPRDGRSPHRLFVGLHGWGANAADLAGLAPLLALDNCLLAFPDAPFPHPYVAGGRAWYDLERRDVEQLEFGRQLLQAWMVDLLESSGIPSDRTVLCGFSQGGAMALDVGLVQPLAGVVCLSGYLHAPPNSPSTFPPVLLVHGTLDPVVPVSAARQARSVLDKAGVTVDYREFEMQHEIPPPVVALVQKFLAERME
- a CDS encoding site-2 protease family protein, with protein sequence MPVLGLMLLLLGLLTYAILRRSVAGLTRTPLWLLWSVMMMPAFVWSAWILIAGEDRPMPVLLALAPFLICPPLYLWLVQRGRRKPPRQDAPPSDRLAANLATDRPTATVPETAPEKAPRLLAPEEEKQLRNCFPWSVYYLQHVDQNLQAVLCRGKLRAASDEAYRKIAGNIQAEFGDRFLVVFQESLRGEPFFALVPNPRSRDRLNVEGEQPLNRPGWLVGLLLLTLVTTANIGWQLAAVFENPATDFSNTEFTYELLLQGLPYTLGLMTILGAKELCHYSVAIAYEIHSTLPYFIPVPIAPGTFGAFVIMRSPIPNRRALFDVAIAGPLCGFAVTILILLWGLSLSQAVPLTEDSTILSINALDPRFSLLLTVFAKLTLGEHFSAGAAIQMHPLAVAGYVGWIVTALKLIPFGQLNGGNIVHAIYGIRTAAIVGQIARLLLLLLALAEPWFLAVAIVLFFLPSIGEPALDDVSELDDLRDAIGLTVLVLLLAMVLPMPQVLAQWLNV